The sequence below is a genomic window from Aphelocoma coerulescens isolate FSJ_1873_10779 unplaced genomic scaffold, UR_Acoe_1.0 HiC_scaffold_73, whole genome shotgun sequence.
acactctgcagtaggtgactgatttctttttgtactcactggagacctctgtgtcctttccttccatgtggctccctgggcgtctattattccaaacccagatttcaaatcagtccatatgttcaccctttttccttcagtgatttctaggaaaggtcattcattctgctttttgtgctgctgtgttcaaagctaaagcctgggcttctatgacctgggttgaggttcccactgcacacccagctgcccgttttccACCCGTAccacgctgctcccaccagggtgcaggtccagtgctggctcctggatgggattgctgtggaggtcccagagtctgccagaacacacttgttccatggatcccaggcagtcATAGCACAAAGACtccaacccttctcttagaagggactcgaacacttccctgttccaaccttgggtaccttgaaccaaaccctgcaaagcttttgctgcaccttacaggcaggtcaacagtttacaccgggaaaggaaaaggtgcctttatcttaccaggggtctttctctgCCCTCTGtgcacagggacccccagcccggggcggccgtgccagcacccccaggaacACCCAGATCTGGCAGCACTTTGCTCAGCTGCCCTTTCCAGAAACGGAACCATCTCCTTCCCGAGACAATTCAACCTCTACCTCTACCCAAGATCATTTTCTACACACTGCTGATCAGAAATGTTCCTCTGCACTTCCTCCACCACAaacatccccacagccctggaagAGATAGCAGGGGCATCATTAAAGCCTCCACAAACACTGCACAGGCACCCAGCATCATCAGCTTTCCTTCTTTGGCATTCAGGCTCCGTGCACTGCTCCTGTTCatgtcctcctcctctctccagaaCGGTGGCAACCGCAGAGCTCCCAGGCAATCCCAAGGCCAGTGCCTTCCATGGCTTGTTGGACACGCGCATGGCTGATGGCCCTGTtgttcccagggaagctgcagagTGCCAGAGGGGGCCATGAAGTTGCTGAGGGCACTGGAGCACCTCCCTTGTGGGGAAAGGCTGAGCAAGTTGGGGCTGttgaggctggagaagagaagcttgtgtggagagctcagagccccttcccagtgtGTGAGGGGGCTACAGGGAAGCGGGAGAGCGACTCTTCCTCGGGAGCtgtagggacaggacaaggagtaatgggatgaaaatgaaagagactTGGAATAGATTTGATGAtgggaagaagttctttactgCCAGGGTGGTGGTCCCTGGCACGGGCTGTGCAGAGAGGCTGAGgacgccccatccctgggaacatccaaggccaggctggacaagcTCCGCAGCAACCTGCTCAGCTGGGAGGTTGTTCAGCTTGGAAGCAGATGATCTTGAGGGTcacttccaagccaaaccattcaaGGATTGGATCACTCTATGATCCCCATGTCCCACCATGGAGTGGCCCTGAAACTTCTGCGACATCACAGACTGTTCCAGATGGAACATGCAGGACCTGGAAACGAACACAGTGGACAATGCACCCGCTGCCAGTGGTCAGTTCTCACTCGCTCTTCGCTACATCTGTCGGTGCTGAGCTGTTCCCGCTGCCTGGACTTCTCCTGCCTGCACTGAAGCACCAATCGCAGCAGGATGTCCactcctgtcccagccaaggtACAGTGCCATTCCAGGGAGGTGGACACACCCTGAGCGAGTGGGTGGactgcagccctgtggggatggggtgggacagggagcCCACTGAGAGCTTGTGCTCCCTGATGCAGCGTGCCAGAGACACCGTAGAGGACATGGAAGTGGCCATGGTGGTGGATAGGGAAGAAATGATGGAGGTGGATGTGGAAGAGTCTATTGAGGATATGGAGGTGGATGTGGAGGACGTCATCGAGAATATGGAGGTTGATGTGGAGGATGAAATTGAGGACATGGACGTTGATGTGGAGGACAACATCGAGGACATGGACATTGATGTGAAGGACAACATCAAGGATGCGGAGGTCaatgagaaagagaaggagcagcCCATGATCCTGCGATGAAAATGGACCCTCCAGCAGCCGGACAGGCAGATGTTGGCCATGCCCTGCCCACAGGCAGAGTGGGTCCCCTGccgccaggctggggctgggctggccggCCCCGCTCAGGAACACACCAGCCCTATGCCAGTGCTTggggcccagctcccagccccagccaggctcagtgctcaggggagtcctgctctgccagcgtgtgccagcctggggacacaggcAACAGCCCGCAGTGACCATGCTGCTTCCTTTTTACCAGGACTGACAGAGACTATGGCCACAGCTCTGTAAATACGTTCTGGATGTTAGCAAATAGTAAAGGCTAGAAAACAAGGGAtactgctcaagccaaatgatctcTAAAAAAAGGAATCGGGATGTATTGTTATGGACGTATTGTGATGTTGACTTTTCACATGTTACTTAATGTGAGATAAACTTCACCTGGATTCTGTAATGTAACACATGACATCGAATGTATATTGTTTATGTCGTCAATTaagaaaagataggcagagaatGTCTTCACTCTCCTTGTGTATCCtataagagaagaagaaaaccagaaaccagagagaagaattcatggagagagcagagacatagtggagccaaggaggaagataaggctgatgggatgatacataGAAAAGCCgaagaatttatgaatcatgcatgactgtaatgaatatgcaataagagatgtacttttaaagacgatcttttggatgtagaggtgtgcctttggctctctgccaaagcacccggccgtaataccctttttgctattgtctcctaattgtccctttttttttttttttttttttttttttttttttttttttaatttttacaaagagtgaacctcgtttttcacagtgACTCCGGTTcagccccggagcggagcggcccgtgctgccccggggcgcgcggggctcggccgtggggcgcgcgggggggaacggacacacgggcaccggacacacggacacgcggacaaacgctcccagcgcttcagcggcagcagcggcagcagcagcagcagcggcagcagcggcagcagcgcaaaagcagcgagtccacgaaccctctgcgtcccttctcctgctcctcctctccctctcccagtgtctcgcaccctctcccgctctccctttcgtcccccaaccccccctcccgcggcctccctctccccaggcccggccgggccatgcccccggcccgcccccggccccgggcggggctgccccctccccgcccccggccgtcccgccgcggtcccgcctccgcccggctctcgccgtcctggctgtggcgctgctgggcgggcatcagtgcctggctcctgggcagcatcgccagcccctggctccggctggcccgacccctaccccggccccggtcccggtcccggtcccggtcccggcctcggctcctcccggggcccgccggggacacaggcggcgcggccgctcccgccgcctccgcagcgtcttccccgctccgagctccgccgctcttgagcgcggccgccggccccgagccgccggtggcccttccaaaagagcccccatgtggggatggccggcccggggcggttgagcggcgctcgggggccgttcctggccccgggccgagcgctgacggccgcgtctcgccGGCAGGGAATGcgctgcagggcctgaaggagccgtaccggctgggttcgctgctggggcgcggcggcttcggcagcgtcttcgcggccacgcggctctcggacggcgccccggtgagtggcggggccggcggcgggcgcaggaggcggggggcaaaggaggaggagaaggagcatggggctcggcacggcgggcggcgagctcagcccgctgctccccttgccttgcaggtggccatcaaacgggtgccgcggaaccgcatcggccattggggcgagctggtgagtgagcgaggggcagcgggagaagccggggcgcgacgggcggggatgagccgaggcccggcagggtggaagccgccagaacgcctcgagggagagcggccgtggggccagcggagggCGCcgagcgtccccggctggctgaggacTTCCCGAGGTCtggcacggcatcagccccgctgacggcatcgtgctcctcccgcagcccgacggcaccaGCGCACCACTCGAGGTCGTGCTGCTGCACAAGGTGTCCACcggcttccctggcatcgtccagctcctCGAGTGGCTtgagctccccaacaacgtggtgctggtgctggagcgTCCGGAGCGGTCCCAGGACCTCCTTCATTTCATtcgggcacggggcttcctgtgcgaggaggtggcgcggcacctgttccgccaggtgctggaggccgtgcggcactgcaccagctgcggggtcctgcaccgggacatcaaaccagagaacatcctggttgacctggccaccgggcaggccaaactcattgactttggctgtggcacctacctgcaagctgcagcctacaccagctttgcaggtgagcccacgcagggggaggctcctggtggCAGCGTCTCGCGGTCCAACATCTCGCAGCCgaacctggctgtggcagcagggattctcccttttgctgcctgttctggcAGTCTGAGTCTTCAGCCAAGTTGCTTGTGAGCTGGGGTGGCTGGggggccatcttccagccctgctggcagccttcgccagcccctctgcccaggactggtgctggggcagccagcatGACAAAAACACGCGGGGTGGGCGTAGCAGAGAAGGGGGGTCCAGAACCTGTGCAGCAGctggtttggtgtgcaggcaagAAAGGGCTTGGACTGCTCCGCTCGCCTtgtttgccttggcttaagaacgttttctggggcagtgcaggcagggaggacgAAGGCATGGGTTTTCCCCAGCATGGAGTGGGTTTTCCCCTTGCATGGAATGCTGGGGTCTTTttcagggcttccgctgccctcttgcaacACCAGTggtttcttttccaacccccagtttgtacacaAGTCACAGGTGCTggcgagagggcagcgggtcacaccgcgtgccgctgctgcggcccccgcatgcccagggatgctggggcgaggctctgggagcaggcagcgtccccctgaagaactccatctctattccataggaacaccgtcctacagccccccggaatggaccctgttaggctggtaccacggcgaggcagcgaccgtctggtccctgggcatcgtgctgcaccagatggtctgcggggagcaccctttccggaggggctggcacagcacctggggccggctctcgctcccacgacggctctctccaggtggatcctcgtctctgcagcacggggggaatagcagtgctgggaggcagcagcgggctcaggagcatcccgcactggcagctgctgaggaggtggcaatgtcctgctctcctgctctcctccaaaagaaagaattgatggcaaagtttaggcacagccctgagcacacgcagcatggcctggccatggcaagagtggggcaaagcggacaggagccttctgcaactgactggcgctttctgctttctctccgcaGAGTGCCAGAATCTCATCCAACGATGTTTATCTgtgctctcctcggaaaggccctcattagaagacctgttgTGTGATCCTTGGATGCATGATATCCAtgtgccataggagaagggagagagccacacgcacgctttgacccagggagccggtaagttccagctgcacacgcgccttggcaggaagcagcaaagaagggcagagattttgtcctgcctgaatcgctgcgcagggctcctcagctgggcacgcgcagccctgctgctggagctgagctgctcttcccagcactggtggcccccatgccagctgcttttgcttgttctgcttcagcgacagccggggccctgggcagagcactgacagcctgctccagccccagggaagaaggagcccctggagaagctgtgccaggtgcggcTCCTGCTGCcggagacatggagggtgacatcaaggatgacaagctcttcctccacctggcaagctgaagatgatggacttcaattgtggcaccttctccaaagccaggctccacagcgaatttgcagatgagtccacacgcagggggatgctcccagatttgtgcattgcacagcctggccgggaagcaaaggtttccccctttgctggggcggatgcaaccaattcttcagtcggctgccaagctgcttttcggCACAGCTGgcgggaggggctggggtggtTCCGAAATGGGAgttggctcctggccctgccaacagccccgaGCACCCAGCGTGccgcaggctggggctggggcagccagcccgacataaacaaagccccatggcGAGCACAGGTGGGACTCCAGAGGCTGTACACAccttgctctgcaggcaaggaggggcttgggctgctccactgcccttgttggctttgggctcagcatgacttttggggggcagtgcaggggggaagggagaaagcgtgggctgccctggcccgtggGTGGGTTATTCCTCAGCATGTAGGGCTTGGGCCTTCCTCATACCCCTGATGGAGAGgagatttttttacatttttccttgtttcccctttttgtctgtaatctcttttcattgatgtgttgtttgttttgttaaagGAAGCGTTCTAGGTGGTGTCCGGTCTGGATGGGGAAgcgcttgggagcagctgcagcatgggtgggacgtgcccttggagaaggctgaggatagcgtttgggagcagcttttcttccagtGGCAGGTggcgtgaggtgggtgcccgtcctcttggcacggctgggataagggcttttgggaggtgGCAGCGAGCGCAgcggcatcctgctctgggcagctgctgaggaggtggctgtgccacggccggctgcaggctgggcacgtgtcctgccctcctgctctcctgccagaggcagcaatgctgggcagctttgggcagcgctctgagcgcggccagcacggcctgggcaccgcgggcagctgggacaagggggacgggagccttcagctgacgggcgctttctgctttctctccttgcagccgggctctgtggatgctgaggctgctctgggctctgccagggctctgctgcggctcagccccggggccacgagaagccaaagaagaaacgccgtgacctgcagcagagacgtgcttgagcattctggcagtgcagctcaagtttgcagagcgTGCACCTCCAGGGGAACACATGccacccccaaaaaataaacttgttcagtaacttctgaaatgaaatcagtctgggatgacccccaatgccatttttcagcttgctcaagctgaagctcagctcttctctgaacagttctctcccccacctgccttttgctccacaagtgctccctctttcccccagtgagttcccagctcaccgcagtccccattgcactgtagccttccttgatgcccgtggccacgaggaagagtgagccccaggtttagggactcatgctgtcactggctgaagaacagcaatgtctcagaggtctgctgagatttgggggtcattcagagctgctctccaggcctcagctctgctcactgctgggttcccacttccttttcctcgttcttcacagagcaggatgagctctgggaatgcccttgaccctcgccactcttcccagcccagccacccagcccagttaggcttaagctggagcttctctgtctcctctggcaccccagtgcagtcccctctgcggggagcagcagccccagagcacagcacacaacagtgcaggccgcagccggagcagctcccctgcagccatggcttggctctttgtggcaaccaaatgctccctgtgtgcagctgtccctggaggatggccccagggcagagcccagccgggctcccagtgcatcccctgaAGCTTGGTGCAGCgctcccagagctgagcttaacgctgagcacccagagctgtggctcgcagtcggtgtttgcaagcgttgtgttctcatctcctgcaacctgtgggcaaaaggagctgtgcgGCCGGGCCAGCACCGCCCCTCTGGCCAGTGACACggctgaaggtctttgctgttgccGAGGAGccggcattaagccttagcagggcctggcacctgtggagccggatctcgcccgctgtccgggactcgctgcccaccaaccgcccccacccgccgcgctccgttctgcagggacagaaggctctggctgttccaggctttccatcacgtctgtgtacctGTGGATGTGGAatgcacatggagagggaaagtgtcagtcccGGTGCTTGTGCACTCCTTCTTCAGATACCAGACACATCTATGGGCAGCCCCTATGTGCACAGATGGATTAAAAGGATGggcatggatagagatttcccacagagctcttgctttggcggaactcaccttgtaagctggcggccaggggatgttttttcccagctctgtgtcagtaggtgtccaagagctgaagggagcagcatttagaagcagtttccagacTTCTAaggcaggaagcagagctgaCAAACATCCGTGGAACTCGCTGTATTCatcgggaggggctgctgcttctttagGAATATGGCACAAGGGAGACATGAGACTAggagaaatcccagctctctgtggatttgtgcaaagggggagcagcagaaacactttgtgtctgcttttggggacacaaggtccaaggagctgcagtggcagagggtgacctgggctGGTGGCCAGTGAGGTCCTGTTTCAGGACATCCTGGAGGGGCACAGGACAAAGCTCCAagcacccacagccacactgctgAAGTCTCTGGGATGCTGCACATcctccaggaaaagctgctgtcacacatCCCACTGGGGTTGATAATCTCTATTTGTGAGATTTTAGGTCCATGTTACAAACTGCAATAGTTTTACCCTCAAGACACAAGTCATGCCCAATTCATAtttcaatttcctattgcttcagCCACAATTTAAATTTACAATATTGGAAACAAACCTCATAATCTTTAAAAAAGGCTGAAGAGCTCAGTTAGATGGATCCACACCATCAGCACATTTGCAAAGTAAATACCTCAGTTCTCTTTGTAAAAAGACCTCTTAATCCAGAGTTACAGAAGATTTTCCACTACACATTTGGGGTttgattttatctttttcttttatttatttagttttttccccattattttAAACGGAAAACATGTCCTAAAAAAGGAGTATCCTTTACTCCTTGTTCCcgtgtggagcagctcccttcccgctggctgagctgctcaggcagagcccggcagctcctgaccctgcagGGTTGAGGCTTTTCCCCGTTGCTGTGCACAGAGTgatggagcagcactgctgaacacGAGGCCACACAGAGGgaccagaagcagctgcctttgtccccctgcagctccaaggcCCAATCTCAGAGCAGACACGGCTGGCAGAGACTCGCAGGctccctgtttgctgtgctgccccacttgtgagcggcccagctttgcgtgaggcacagggagaacaaggggcagctccctgccagccccgcagcccaggcACCCCTCGGGCCCCGGGGCTtggggcactgtcagcacccgctgctccagcgcccgctcctgctggcactgacagcaacacccaaactgtggctgatcccgagggagcagcagcagggcctggagctgatccctgactctggggcagggctggacaaatgacccccacagcagcagcagcagcagcagcaaatggagctgactttcagcacagcccctgccgcTGTTCCCTCCCGTTGGCAGCGGTGtcacagcagcctggggcacctgggagccctcagtgccagcagggactggagatggcagccctgggctcctggagggtgtgcaaggagcagaggtgggcactccctgtccatgtggaGCTTGCAGGtggaaaaggctgctgtgagcaggcagctcggagggcagagaaaggagggtCTCGAgcactggagctgtgccagtgccacagccctgggcagcagccaccgaGCCCCGGGGGCACAGAGGGCACAGCAAGAGGGACAAAAGCAGTCAAGGGCACAGACTGGGAAGggcgagagctgggagcaggaacagctgcttcattgcactcttggagaaagctcttggctgttTCAAAGCGCTGAAAGGCGTGAAGAgcacagaggaggccacagcaaACAATGCTTCTGTTTTCACAGCCTCCCCTCTCCGTGTGCCAGAAGGAATTGGATGAACTGTATTCTTGTCTCCGAGTCGTCTCGTTCAGcatgagcagctcagcaccaggagctgaaggagctgaagccTTAGGCCACAAGCTGAAGCCTTAGGCCACAAGCCTTAGGCTGAGCAAGAGGAGCCTTTTTGACCAAAGTAATGCTGCTAACATGGACCTGGCTGAATCCTGGAATTACAGAATCCtttctgttggaaaagacctctgagctcatcaagtccaactgttaatccAGCACTGTCAAGCCCAGTACTAAACCACATCCCTGAAGTGCCAAGGCCTGGACAAGaggcctgactgaggcctgaacaacaggccctgagccaAAGGTGACCTCTggatgaaccttccaaccaaaggTTCTTTGTATCTCCTCATTACTGAAATTTGCATGATCATTAGCGCTGTGATTGATGTATCCCCTCATTAGTGAAACATGtattgacctttctgtgtttagaagccagacaaggccatgaaatccaacatctggccttgtttggggctgtatggtcaaagtcagctcccttggctcctccttgagccctggccaggcttaggaggaagccaagaggaggatgaaagcagatgttcccgcactagaagtgctgtcagtttgtttctccagcactgtcaaagctgggccctctcccagcggagttggagcctcagctgtggctggaggcagctgcaggaattcccagtgtccgggagtggctctccagtccttggctgggacagcttcccccagctgatgggtggctctgggggatggtaaagtctgagggtcactggggctggatcttggttaatcactgcaggcaatctttggcactgatgattgggggcattgctgagctgctcctgctgtgattctttgctaatgattatgtgctttgctgagcttatgcttCTGTGACtttttgcagatttgcattttataaattgcacagttccttcagttggtgtctgtgtctttggtgctgaccctgcccaccagcaaaTCAGGGCCCTGtcctgcctgagtgttacctgggaagacaaaaaccctcactccaaatgtccccccttcctccttgttccccccactttatacactgagcatggtgtcctgtggtctgggatatccctggggtcagttggagtcacctgtcctggctgtgacccctgccaagctcccccgcacccccagcccctccccagcgtggccgaacgaggggcaggaaaggccttggctctgtgcaagctcagcaagaacaaaaccatctctgtgtgagcaacgctgtgctcagcacagagccaaacacagccccagagaaaggcctggcaaggaaattccctctgccccagcccacagcagcaccccatggccacccaccatcaccacggctccacgggttcctttccatggccccggccctggccatGGGACgttgggctggtggccacggcagccgactgtggcccagggctccatgcccgtgtccatggcagcagtgcccggccacgggccctgagtgcaggtgaccgtgccaatccccatggcagcggggccaagcgttggtgtcggtggcaccaaagtgaggaacgggtccctgtggccgctgccgtggcacctgagggcatcagcgagtgtcagtgcaattgtagctggcaccagccccggcaccgctctgtcctgagggctgccatggcagccgagggcagccacaggtctgcgggcaagtggccacggaccctgagtgcagcagtgggtcctgggggggtttccaagggaactggaactgatgagggttgccatggcatccaaccccctgggatgtcacacagccaccctgggatgtcacacagccaacctgtgatgtcacaactcattctgtgatgtcacatagacgacactctgtgatgtcacagctgacTCTATGATGTTGTACAgctcccctgtgatgtcacacaagcaccccatgatgtcacagtcctatctgtgatgtcacaccagcaccctgtgatgtcacagccgtctctgtgatgtcatagtctgcccTGTGTTCAGAGCCCaatcccaggcacagaggtgttaccaaaacttcagtgaaacaaaacctcctcagcaccagcgcagcacgaagcagcagcattctttattgggccggatgcacgaggggagagcccctcccaagGTCGTGTGTGCCgagttcaggaatgttcctgtttgcagactgtgtttcacacacacattcccagattgtcccacaagaaacacacacacgataatcatttccccaaaatcattgcatatttcccccacccctttgcacatccattcttctgccctgggggtctctttgggggtccctggtggtcggtgaccccaaagccagccctgactgcccggtgaactggtgaaagttggcacacctgggctggttgctgcctacagaatcagccttgtgcggttccatggccagtggcttttggagaagaagcattgtatgaacccaccaggtgcaaacggtttttcatctggcaaatttcccccccttggagggttgggaagcttctcttcccttcaagccttcgtaagccgcactctgctcctttactcacatcccgcgagttcctcagctgctttcacaaccatgttctttacacagctcaaagcaagtgtcataagcacaagtattgctgtgatcccagttagactttgcaaaagtcaggccaaccatcagtcagagaaa
It includes:
- the LOC138102368 gene encoding serine/threonine-protein kinase pim-1-like; this encodes MKMDPPAAGQADVGHALPTGRRRSGAVPGPGPSADGRVSPAGNALQGLKEPYRLGSLLGRGGFGSVFAATRLSDGAPVAIKRVPRNRIGHWGELPDGTSAPLEVVLLHKVSTGFPGIVQLLEWLELPNNVVLVLERPERSQDLLHFIRARGFLCEEVARHLFRQVLEAVRHCTSCGVLHRDIKPENILVDLATGQAKLIDFGCGTYLQAAAYTSFAGTPSYSPPEWTLLGWYHGEAATVWSLGIVLHQMVCGEHSARISSNDVYLCSPRKGPH